From the Sphingomonas phyllosphaerae 5.2 genome, one window contains:
- a CDS encoding sensor histidine kinase codes for MLRSATFRFAALVFLLQLVGAATLIVTIGAAVRQQLRRDAQHTVAVLRDDLRASYADGGSAGLRREVTMRTGDLVTPGTVLLLVDRAGVPIAGNLDAWPPSVAPGRGSTEVTLYRSGLTAAEAMRVEAMRLPGGERLLVGTIIAGEARAMRMLEQVSGVALPLALVFAALAAWIAARTIVARLEEPLAALNAVAAGDLGARVPADGSRDALATLGVAINGALEQVETLMTELRMATDGLAHDLKSPLTRMRVVLERAAARVDEPAALDSLDRALAEADRLFVLVQTALTITRAEAGIGRESFVAIDLVAELEGIAEMYAPLIEDAGRALSVAAPSGPIVVAVHRELLAQALGNLIDNSLKYGAGVITLALFDRGADGIELDVLDRGAGIPASRHGDALRRFGRLDDARSGSGAGLGLSLAAAVARLHGGSMRLGDAAPGLAVTMVLPRP; via the coding sequence CGCTCCGCCACCTTCCGGTTCGCGGCACTGGTGTTCCTGCTCCAGCTGGTCGGCGCGGCGACGCTGATCGTCACGATCGGGGCGGCGGTGCGGCAGCAGTTGCGCCGCGATGCGCAGCATACGGTGGCGGTGCTGCGGGACGATCTGCGCGCGAGCTACGCCGACGGCGGCAGTGCGGGATTGCGGCGCGAAGTGACGATGCGCACCGGCGACCTGGTGACACCGGGAACGGTGCTGCTGCTGGTTGATCGTGCGGGCGTGCCGATCGCAGGTAATCTCGACGCGTGGCCGCCGAGCGTGGCGCCCGGACGCGGCTCCACGGAGGTGACGCTGTATCGCAGCGGGCTCACCGCGGCCGAGGCGATGCGCGTCGAGGCGATGCGTTTACCCGGCGGTGAGCGGCTGCTGGTAGGCACGATCATCGCCGGTGAGGCGCGCGCGATGCGGATGCTGGAGCAGGTGAGCGGCGTGGCGTTGCCACTCGCGCTGGTGTTTGCGGCACTCGCGGCGTGGATCGCGGCGCGGACGATCGTGGCGCGGCTGGAGGAGCCGCTCGCCGCGCTGAACGCGGTCGCCGCGGGCGATCTCGGCGCGCGGGTGCCTGCCGACGGGTCGCGCGATGCGTTGGCTACGCTGGGTGTGGCGATCAACGGCGCGCTGGAGCAGGTCGAAACGCTGATGACCGAGCTGCGCATGGCCACCGATGGGCTGGCGCACGATCTGAAATCCCCGCTTACGCGGATGCGCGTCGTGCTGGAGCGGGCGGCGGCGCGGGTCGACGAGCCCGCGGCGCTTGACTCGCTTGACCGGGCGCTGGCGGAGGCGGATCGGCTGTTCGTGCTGGTGCAGACTGCGCTTACCATCACGCGGGCGGAGGCGGGGATCGGCCGCGAAAGCTTCGTGGCGATCGATCTCGTGGCGGAGCTGGAAGGCATCGCGGAGATGTACGCGCCGCTGATCGAGGACGCGGGGCGCGCATTGTCGGTCGCGGCACCTTCGGGGCCGATCGTGGTGGCGGTGCACCGCGAGTTGCTGGCGCAGGCGCTCGGCAATCTGATCGACAACTCGCTGAAATACGGAGCGGGCGTGATCACCCTCGCACTGTTCGACCGGGGAGCGGACGGGATCGAGCTGGACGTTTTGGATCGGGGCGCGGGCATTCCGGCTTCACGGCACGGCGATGCATTGCGGCGGTTCGGCCGTCTCGACGATGCGCGCAGTGGAAGCGGCGCGGGGCTGGGGCTCTCGCTTGCGGCCGCGGTTGCGCGACTGCACGGCGGTTCGATGCGACTGGGCGACGCCGCACCTGGACTGGCGGTGACGATGGTCCTTCCACGCCCGTGA